From a region of the Mytilus galloprovincialis chromosome 3, xbMytGall1.hap1.1, whole genome shotgun sequence genome:
- the LOC143068606 gene encoding lysosomal acid phosphatase-like — MSSKAKIFLNNIFIFFAFIPIVKQELVLLQVLYRHGDRSPVAVYPKDPNTELSWPMGLGQLTNEGKEQEYYLGQILRRRYGDNLKFLNKTFNVKDVYVRSTDYDRTLMSAYCMLAGLFPPTKEDSWNENITWQPIPVHTEPTKDDHLIYLDNPCPVFTSKMEYFMSHDPEVLQVKNNTQDLVKYVAEHSGLPATFQGMMKILDTIFCEQTHNKKQPDWLNADTLKRLNYIQKTYKVKWWYPTHEMAVLKGGNLLKKIYEDMQTKLNTPANLTQKIMVYSAHDSTVAALLKTMKIFNDRTPTYSSCVMIELHDDNTVRILYRNNTFTDDIVTLTLPGCSEFCDIDQFHTILNDSMPADWRKACGLSDANEQNFKNNILGYSVMACIIFLLTLLVVTICCIYQRQRKQYRYMELPTDMAES; from the exons ATGTCATCAAAAGCAAAAATTTTTCTGAataatatctttatattttttgcattCATTCCAATAGTAAAGCAAGAACTAGTTTTGTTGCAAGTA TTGTATCGTCATGGAGATAGAAGTCCTGTTGCAGTATACCCTAAGGACCCTAATACAGAATTATCATGGCCTATGGGTCTAGGACAGCTCACAAAT gAAGGAAAAGAACAGGAGTATTACCTTGGGCAGATATTAAGAAGACGGTATGGAGATAACCTCAAATTCTTAAACAAAACATTCAATGTTAAAGAT GTATATGTTCGTAGCACAGATTATGATCGTACATTGATGAGTGCCTATTGTATGTTGGCGGGACTATTTCCACCCACAAAAGAAGATTCATGGAATGAAAATATAACATGGCAGCCAATACCTGTACATACTGAACCAACAAAAGATGACCAT CTTATTTATTTAGATAATCCTTGTCCTGTGTTTACGTCTAAGATGGAGTATTTTATGTCACATGATCCAGAGGTCCTCCAAGTGAAAAATAACACAcag GATTTAGTGAAATATGTGGCTGAACATTCTGGTTTACCAGCAACATTTCAGGGAATGATGAAAATATTAGACACAATATTCTGTGAG CAAACCCATAATAAAAAACAACCAGACTGGCTAAATGCAGACACTTTGAAAAGACTGAATTATATACAGAAAACTTATAAGGTGAAATGGTGGTACCCTACTCATGAAATGGCTGTTTTAAAAGGCG gcaatttattaaagaaaatatatgaaGATATGCAAACAAAACTGAACACACCAGCAAACCTTACACAGAAAATAATGGTTTATTCTGCA CATGATTCAACAGTTGCTGCCTTACTTAAAACAATGAAGATATTTAATGACAGAACTCCTACATATTCATCCTGTGTAATGATTGAACTACATGATGATAATACAGTCAGGATCTTATATAGAAATAATACATTTACAGATGATATTGTCACACTGACACTTCCAG ggtGCAGTGAATTTTGTGATATAGATCAATTTCATACAATACTGAATGATTCTATGCCTGCTGATTGGAGAAAAGCTTGTGGTTTATCAGATGCTAatgaacaaaattttaaaa ATAATATACTTGGATATTCTGTAATGGCATGCATCATTTTTCTGTTGACATTATTAGTTGTAACAATATGCTGTATCTACCAACGACAAAGAAAACAGTACAGATATATGGAGTTACCTACAGACATGGCAGAGTCTTAA